The genomic stretch ACGGCCACGATCGAGCGTCCGTTTGCCTGAGCCGAAGTGGCTAGATTGAACCCCGATGCCCGTGTGTAGCCTGTCTTGATCCCGTCGACCCCGCGCACGGCACCGAGAAGCCGGTTATGGTTGCCGATCGTGCTATTGCCGAACCTGAAGCTGCGGGTGGAGAAGTACTTGTAATACTGCGGATAATGTTGACGAAGCGCGAGGCTGAGGATTGCCTGATCGCGGGCTGTCGTCGTTTGCGCCGAGTTTGGCAGACCGTGCGCATTGCGATAGGTCGTCCGGCTCATGCCGAGGCTTCGCGCTTTTGCTGTCATCATTTCTGCAAAGCGACGCTCTGAACCGCCGAGATGTTCGGCGACCGCTGTCGCGATGTCGTTGGCCGAGCGGGTGACAAGGGCAAGGATCGCCTGTTCCACAGTGACTGAGCGCCCTGCACCGACGCCAAGCTTTGAAGGCGGTTCGGCCGCAGCGTTTTTCGACACCGGCACCCGGGAACTGAGTGAAATCCGACCGGACTCCAGCGCCTCAAACACCATGTAGAGCGTCATCATCTTCGTCAGCGACGCGGGATAGCGAAGGCTGTCACCGTTCTCGTTATAGAGCACCTTCCCGGTGTTCGCATCGATGACGATACCGGCATATTTCGGATTGGCATTTGCGGGTGCCAGGCCGATGCCGACTGCCAGAAACGCAGCAACGACAACCAAGAATGACCTGCGCAAACCAGTGATGAGAGAGAAGGTTCCGTTTGACGTCAACACCACAAAACTCATGAAAGCTGGATTTTCGGACCGGGCGCTCCCCCACCGCGACCTTTCCATCAGAATAAGACGGCAGCCTTACCAAGAGGTTTATGATGAATCTTTTCTTGATGAGTTTGGTTGGACTCTAGCGATCGGACGCACCGGATAGGGGCGAGGTCCGCTCTTCTACATATCCGCGAACGGCGTGTTCGATGGCAGCCCATTGACCAATGAGGTGGTTCGGGAAGCGGTAGAGAACAGTCAGGTCGTCCCCGACGTGAATGTCACGCTGGCAATCCCCGGCATCGGCAGTTGCCGCGGCTGAATCCTGGCAGCGGATTGCATAGAGTGAGCCGTCGGGAAGTTGGCCGCTCAGGAGAAGCTCGCCATCGAAACCGTGGCCGGCCTCAAATCGCTGGATCGCGAGACCAGCAGGCCCTGCCGCCCGTTCTGGCTTCAGGATATTGGCATAGATAGGCTCCATGCGACCGGACATGTCGCGTGACATGGTGCTTTGGGAGATCTGAAGAAACAACAATGATTGCTGCCTGCTGAGATCATCGAAGCGACGGCGGTCGTCGCGACTGTAGCCACGCATTTCAGGCCACAGAAGATAAAGATCGACACGCTCTGCCCGCCCGTCACGTCGCTGCGATTCGAAGCGCACGGTGTTTTCGACCAGCGAGAGAGAATCCCGGCCAATGGTAACCGAGAGGACTCTGTCGCTCTCGCTATGACCGGCAAGTGAGAGGGCTTCGCCATATTCGCGCCCAACGATGCTGATGCCGACGGAGAATAATGCAAGGGTGGCGATGATACTGGTCAGCCAGAACAAGAAACGGTTGGAGATGATTGGCTCCTGGGCTGGTTCGCGCTCGTTCATCGATCCACTATATGCTGGTTCCGCCATGAAAACCCTCGCTAAGGCAGTTACTTTGCCGGCGAATCTGCCCATTTCATATGTGAGCATTCGAAGAATATGGTTAATCACCCCTAAACATTGCAGGCGACCAGAGTCGCCATGACAAAAAAAGAGAGCCGATCCTGGTTGGACAGGATCGGCTCATTTGGCGCCGGTCGGGGGACGGGGATGCGGGGGACGGACCGGGGCCAGAAGAGTGTTGGATGTCGAGCTTGTACTCCTCAGTTGGACGAAACGCTCGCAACGGCAACCGCGCGACCGTCGCGCAGCTTGACCCAGCGTGACGGTTGATCGCTCGCCTGCCGCTTCAGATAGGTATATTCGGTGTCTGACCACAGCAGTACTCTGTCCCGCATGTTGTCCAGGATGAAGTCACCGTGATCGGTTCGGACTGTAAGGACGGCATGTCCCTCCCCATTCGGCTGTAATACAACAGTCAGAAGAAGGTCAGACGGCGAAAAGCCCCGGTCGATAAGCATTTTCCGCTTTAGAAGGGCGTAGTCTTCGCAGTCGCCGACTGAGCGCGGATAGGCCCAGCGCTCTTCAACCCCAAAGATTTCCAGATCTGTTAGTGGGGTAATCGAGCTGTTAACGGTGTAGTTTACCTCAAGCATGGCCTTCCAAAGTGGTTCGGTCAGAGCGATAGGGCCGAGGTCGGTATAGCTGCCGGTGCACTCATTCACGTAGGTGCGGCAGAATTCGTAATGACCAATGGGCGGATTCGCCTTGCCAACAACTGTCATATGGGCCGGTGATGCGGCCGTCGAAGTGCCAAATGCGCTGATGCAGGCGAGAGTGAGGATTCCAAAGCTGAGATTTTTCTTTTTTGTCATTGGTTATCTCCCTTGTATGGAGAGAACAATGACACAGAGAATTTGATTGCTCGCGAAGAAGCGAAGTACCTTTTAAGTAAAATAGGCCAAGTATTTCAATAAAACCAGAATAATATTGTCTTCAATATTGAGTAGAATTTGGATCTAATTAGGCAGAGATTCGATTCAATTTTTATCCGTCGCACCTGTCACTCGACGGTTGGTGTCGCCAGAT from Peteryoungia desertarenae encodes the following:
- a CDS encoding D-alanyl-D-alanine carboxypeptidase encodes the protein MSFVVLTSNGTFSLITGLRRSFLVVVAAFLAVGIGLAPANANPKYAGIVIDANTGKVLYNENGDSLRYPASLTKMMTLYMVFEALESGRISLSSRVPVSKNAAAEPPSKLGVGAGRSVTVEQAILALVTRSANDIATAVAEHLGGSERRFAEMMTAKARSLGMSRTTYRNAHGLPNSAQTTTARDQAILSLALRQHYPQYYKYFSTRSFRFGNSTIGNHNRLLGAVRGVDGIKTGYTRASGFNLATSAQANGRSIVAVVMGGTTSARRNAQMTSLVQRYLPRASTRGNGALIAKKNTAVAPATVAALPVVLPQRGPLPTARYSGATTASAFVSPNSQTGAGSTALGAMTAPVPAAPVPQPAPAFIPDQGASLAEAAPSPSVAAATAQTASIDTTTTASIPQSGWIVQVGTSPERETAMGLLTKAQERGGNILRSATPFTVAFDTGSATVYRARFGGFDDQRSAVNACNALKKKGIGCWAASATQ
- a CDS encoding transglutaminase-like cysteine peptidase, translated to MTKKKNLSFGILTLACISAFGTSTAASPAHMTVVGKANPPIGHYEFCRTYVNECTGSYTDLGPIALTEPLWKAMLEVNYTVNSSITPLTDLEIFGVEERWAYPRSVGDCEDYALLKRKMLIDRGFSPSDLLLTVVLQPNGEGHAVLTVRTDHGDFILDNMRDRVLLWSDTEYTYLKRQASDQPSRWVKLRDGRAVAVASVSSN